From the Euphorbia lathyris chromosome 6, ddEupLath1.1, whole genome shotgun sequence genome, one window contains:
- the LOC136233235 gene encoding uncharacterized protein produces the protein MGCTVSNLAAKFAFFPPSPPTYQINKSENGKLSVVSSSSSTTTSSSMPLPLADDASFDVLLIDTKKGNKIVAFYLKNPYARLTLLYSHGNAADLGHLYDLFVQLKINLRVNIMGYDYSGYGASTGKPSESNTYADIEAVYQCLQTEYGVSQEDLILYGQSVGSGPTLHLAANLPRLRGVVLHSAILSGLRVLCHVKFSCCLDIYKNINKIHKVKCSVLVIHGTEDEVVNWLHGNGLWKLSREPYQPLWIKGGGHCNLELYPDYIRHLCKFVKEMENMNTEIRLKKIRESLGLKPRSKGCISSSKCCILKLRGPKCPERCSRPRCIKCCCRPKCVCCKCNCSLCCWQPGCPKCRTWTSCCCSIKCLNWQCCVGRHSGVSRKQDDGCCC, from the exons ATGGGGTGTACGGTTTCTAACTTGGCTGCAAAATTTGCATTCTTCCCTCCATCTCCACCTACTTACCAGATCAATAAAAGTGAAAATGGGAAGCTCAGTGttgtttcttcatcttcttctactACTACTTCTTCCTCAATGCCACTTCCTCTTGCTGATGATGCTTCCTTTGATGTTCTACTCATTGATACTAAAAAAGGGAACAAGATTGTGGCTTTTTATTTGAAAAACCCTTATGCAAGACTTACTCTTCTCTACTCCCATGGAAATGCTGCTGACCTTGGCCACCTTTATGACCTCTTTGTCCAGCTCAAAATCAATCTCAGGGTCAATATTATGGG ATATGATTATTCTGGGTATGGAGCCTCTACTGGTAAG CCAAGTGAATCCAATACATACGCGGATATTGAGGCCGTTTATCAGTGTCTTCAAACAGAATATGGAGTTAGTCAGGAAGATTTGATTTTGTACGGACAATCAGTGGGCAGTGGACCTACATTGCACTTGGCAGCTAATTTGCCAAGGCTCAGAGGTGTAGTTTTGCATAGTGCTATTCTTTCCGGTCTTCGTGTGCTCTGCCACGTAAAGTTCTCATGCTGCTTGGACATATATAAG AACATTAACAAAATTCATAAGGTGAAATGCTCAGTGCTTGTCATACAT GGAACAGAAGATGAAGTGGTGAACTGGTTACATGGGAATGGGCTGTGGAAATTGTCAAGAGAACCTTATCAGCCATTGTGGATCAAAGGAGGCGGCCACTGTAACTTGGAACTATATCCTGATTACATCCGACATCTTTGCAAGTTCGTTAAAGAAATGGAGAATATGAACACAGAAATCCGCCTTAAAAAGATTCGTGAGAGTCTTGGACTGAAACCAAGGTCTAAAGGCTGTATTTCTTCAAGCAAGTGTTGCATACTGAAATTGCGGGGGCCAAAATGCCCCGAACGTTGTAGTAGACCAAGGTGCATAAAATGCTGTTGTCGGCCGAAATGTGTATGTTGTAAATGCAACTGCAGTTTATGTTGCTGGCAACCCGGATGCCCGAAATGCCGGACATGGACTAGTTGTTGTTGCAGTATTAAATGCTTAAATTGGCAGTGTTGTGTGGGAAGACATAGTGGAGTAAGTAGGAAACAGGATGATGGCTGCTGCTGCTGA
- the LOC136233358 gene encoding uncharacterized protein isoform X2 produces MDLHLNRDEREVLPPNADVNSGAAATVVAPHGIEVAVEFKPVEHPIEPLDSDQPIQCPLPEPSILNDGRIWKERVSATVRRRGDLPVMKEGEAALENECESAGTKPPRPARTNRLILPSMSAPEHNLIKLLEECNASGI; encoded by the exons ATGGATTTGCATCTTAATCGT GATGAGAGGGAAGTATTGCCCCCAAATGCAGACGTTAACAGCGGAGCAGCTGCAACTGTTGTTGCTCCTCATGGGATCGAAGTAGCAGTTGAATTTAAGCCTGTTGAACACCCAATTGAGCCTCTTGATAGTGATCAGCCAATTCAATGCCCACTACCCgagccttcaattcttaat GATGGAAGAATATGGAAAGAGAGAGTATCTGCAACAGTGCGGAGGAGAGGTGACCTGCCTGTAATGAAAGAAGGCGAGGCTGCCCTTGAAAATGAGTGCGAATCTGCAGGGACAAAGCCACCACGGCCAGCGCGGACTAACCGGTTGATTCTGCCATCCATGAGTGCACCTGAACATAATTTGATAAAACTTCTTGAAGAATGCAATGCATCTGGGATctaa
- the LOC136233358 gene encoding uncharacterized protein isoform X1 yields MVGLFSRFSVGRGGHRRSQSALDEREVLPPNADVNSGAAATVVAPHGIEVAVEFKPVEHPIEPLDSDQPIQCPLPEPSILNDGRIWKERVSATVRRRGDLPVMKEGEAALENECESAGTKPPRPARTNRLILPSMSAPEHNLIKLLEECNASGI; encoded by the exons ATGGTGGGTCTTTTCTCCAGATTTTCCGTCGGCAGAGGCGGCCATAGACGAAGTCAAAGTGCTCTT GATGAGAGGGAAGTATTGCCCCCAAATGCAGACGTTAACAGCGGAGCAGCTGCAACTGTTGTTGCTCCTCATGGGATCGAAGTAGCAGTTGAATTTAAGCCTGTTGAACACCCAATTGAGCCTCTTGATAGTGATCAGCCAATTCAATGCCCACTACCCgagccttcaattcttaat GATGGAAGAATATGGAAAGAGAGAGTATCTGCAACAGTGCGGAGGAGAGGTGACCTGCCTGTAATGAAAGAAGGCGAGGCTGCCCTTGAAAATGAGTGCGAATCTGCAGGGACAAAGCCACCACGGCCAGCGCGGACTAACCGGTTGATTCTGCCATCCATGAGTGCACCTGAACATAATTTGATAAAACTTCTTGAAGAATGCAATGCATCTGGGATctaa